Part of the Geodermatophilus obscurus DSM 43160 genome is shown below.
ACGCCGGTGACCTGAGCATCGGCGGGCTGGCCCGCAAGATCGCCGACCTGGCGGAGCGCACCCGCACCAACAAGGTGACCCCGGACGAGCTCGGCGGCGGCACCTTCACGCTGACCAACACCGGCAGCCGTGGGGCGCTGTTCGACACGCCGATCATCAACCAGCCTCAGGTGGCGATCCTCGGCCTGGGCAGCGTCGTCAAGCGCCCGGTCGTCGTCCAGGACCCCGGCCTCGGCGAGGTCATCGCGGTCCGGTCGATGGTCTACCTGGCGCTGACCTACGACCACCGGATCGTCGACGGCGCCGACGCCGCCCGCTTCCTCGTCACGGTGAAGGAGCGGCTGGAGGCCGGTCAGTTCCAGGGCGAGCTCGGCCTCTCCTGACCCACACCCGATCGGGGCCCCGGCAGCTGCCGGGGCCCCGATCGCGTCCCGCCCCCTGGAGGACAGACATGAAGGTCGCGGTCACCGGCTCCTCCGGGCTGATCGGCACGCGCCTGGTGGCCGCCCTGCGGGCCGACGGGCACGAGGTGCTGCGCCTGGTCCGCCGGACGCCGCGGACCGCCGACGAGCACCGCTGGGACCCCCAGCACCGGCGGATCGACCCGGCCCTGCTGTCCGACGTCGACGCCGTGGTGAACCTGGCCGGCACCCCCATCCGGCCGCGGCCCTTCACCGCCGGCTACAAGGAGCGGCTGCGCTCCAGCCGGCTCGACAGCACCATCACGGTGAGCGAGGCGCTGGCCGCGGCGGCGACGGCCGACCCGGGACGCCGCCGGGCGCTGCTCTCCGCGTCGGCCGTGGGCTACTACGGCGACACCGGGGACCGGCCGGTGCAGGAGGACGCGCCACCCGGCAGCGACTTCCTGGCCCGGCTGTGCGTCGACTGGGAGGCCGCCACCCGCGCCGCCGAGGACGCCGGCGTGCGGGTCGTGCACCTGCGCACCGGCCTGGTGGTCGGCCGCGACGCCATGCTGGTCCGCATCCTGGGCCTGGTCTTCCGGGCCGGCCTGGGGGGTCGGATGGGCTCGGGACGGCAGTACTGGCCGTGGATCAGCCTGGACGACGAGGTGGACGCGATGCGCTTCCTGCTGACCGCCGACGTCTCCGGCCCGGTGAACCTCACCGGACCCGCCCCCGTGACCAATACCGAGTTCGTGCGGCGTCTGGCGGCCGCCGTGCACCGGCCCGCGGTCCTGCCGGTGCCCGGGCCGGTGCTGTCGCTGGCCCTGGGCGAGTTCGGCCGGTCCAGCGTGCTGGCCGGTCAGCGCGCAGTGCCGGCGGCGCTGGAGCGAGCCGGTTACCAGTGGACCCACCGCGACCTCGACGACGCCTTCCGGGCGGCCCTCCAGCGCGGCTGAGCCCGGCTCAGGACACCAGCTCGGCCGACGCGATCCGCCACCCCTCCGCGGTGGCGACGAGCGTCATGCGCACCTCCGCCTCGCCGCGACCTGCCATCGGGCGCAGCGCCGGGCCCCCGGCGTCCGCGGCGTGCACCACCTCGTAGGCGGGCCAGCGGTCGACCACCCGCAGGGTCACCCGGCCCTCCGCGGCCGAGCCGTCGAGCATGGTCACGCCGACCACCTCGGGCGCGAAGCCGCGGAGCGCCTCCCCGGCGGCGGCCAGGGCGGAGACCGTGCCCCGGTCGGCGGCCAGCAAGCTGCTGCCCGGCGCGTACACATCGTCGAGCGACGCCGGTGAGCCGGTGGAGAGGGCCTGTGCCCGGCGCTCGTAGAGCTCGGTGAGCCGGGCCGACCAGTCCTCCTCCGACACGGCAGCGACCCCTCCCCCGACCGCCGGCGCCGGCGCGGCGGTGGTCTTTGGTGCGGCGCCGAGCGACGGACCGGCAGTGACCGACGGACCGGCCGAGGACGGCGCGACCGCCGACGGGCCCGGCGCCGGCTGCGGCGCGCGTGTTGTGCCTGCGGCGCGGTCGGCCAGGGCCGCCGGTTCGGGCGCCGGCGCACCGCCCCACCAGCCGCCCAGCTGCGCCACGAGGGCGACGGCGGCGGCTACCCCGACCAGTACCGCGGCACGGCGCAGCAGCGGACCGGACGCCACCAGCCGGGCGCGGAACCCGGTGCTGTCGGGTGGCACCTGCTCGGGGACCAGCCGGTGCCGGCCGGGAACCTGGTGGGTGAGCTCGGTGCGCGGGCCCCGCCCGGTGCGGGCGAGCTCCTCGTCGGGCACCCCGGCCCGCGGCAACCGCACCGGCTCGGGACGACAGGCGTGCCGCAGGTCGAGGGCGAAGGCGGCGGCCGACCCGCGGTCGTGCGGGTCGGGGGACAGCCCGCGGGTGATCACCGCTAGCAGGTCCGCAGGCGCGTCGGGGGCGAGCTCGGCGAGGTCGGGCAGCACGCCGTCAGCGGCGACCCGCAGCGTGTCGGCCGGCGTCGCGGCGTTCCACGGCGCCACCCCGGTGAGCGCGTGGAAGGCCGCCGCGGCGACACCGAAGACGTCGGACTCCGGCCCGGGAGCGCCGCCGCGGGCCACCGTCGGGTCGACGTAGGCCGGTGTCACCTCACCGACTGCCTCCTCACCCAGCACCCGCGCCACCCCGAGGTCGGTGAGCACCGGGCGGCCCTCGGCGGTGAAGACGACGTTGCCCGGGGAGAGGTCGCCGTGCACCACCCCGCGCTCGTGCGCGTGGGCCAGCGCGGCGGCCACCGGGGCCAGGGCGGTGACCACCTCCCCCGGTCGCAGCCGGCCGCGGCGGGCCAGCAGTGCGGCCAGGCTGCCGCCGGACAGCAGGTCGAGCACCAGGGCCACGCGCGGCTGCCCGCCACGGCGCGGTCCGTGCACGACCTCGTGCAGCCGGACCAGGTGCGGGTGGTCGAGCTCGCCGAGCAGCGCCGCCTCACGCGCCTGCCGCTCGGCGTCCCCGGCGACCAGCAGCTTCACCGCCACCGGTGCGCCACCGGACCGGGGCACCGCCCGCCACACCTCACCGGACCCGCCCCGGCCGAGCAGCTCCTCCAGCCGGTAACCGGGGACGACGGGCGCGGACGGGGGCGAGGGCATGGCGGGCACCGTAGGCGGCCACGCGATGACCCCGCTCCGGCTGTCCACAGGGGTCGGCCTGCTCCACAGAGCCGGGCCCGGACGGGTGGCACCGCGGTGGGCGTCCTAGGTTCGGGCCATGCCGCTGCCCGCCCGCGCCCAGGTCGTCGTCGTCGGAGCCGGGCTGGCCGGGCTGTCGGCGGCCCTCCGGCTCGCCGCAGCGGGTGTGGACGTGCACGTCGCCGAGGCCGCTTCGCACGCCGGCGGCCGGCTGGCCACCGAGCGGGTCGACGGATTCGTCGTCGACCGCGGCTTCCAGGTGCTCAACACCGGGTACCCGCGCGCCGTCGACCTCGACCTGCCGGCCCTCGACCTGGGCTGGTTCTGGCCGGGCGCAACGATCCGGGTCGACGGCCGCCGGTCCCGGGTGGTCGACCCGCGGCGACGGCCCACGGCCGCGCTCGACACGCTCCGGGCACCGATCGGCTCCCCGGTGCGCAAGGCCGCGGTCGCCGCCTACTCCGCCCGGGCCGCCTACACCTCCGTCGACCGGCTGTCGCGGGAGCCCGAGACCTCCGCCGAGGAGCGGCTGCGGCGGGCCGGCGTCGGTGACACCGCACTGGAGCGCTTCTTCCGGCCGTTCCTCGCCGGCGTGCTCCTGGAGGACCGGTTGGAGACCTCGAGTCGGTACCTGGACCTGCTGTGGCGGAGCTTCGCCCGCGGGGCGATCGGCCTGCCGGCCCGCGGCATGCAGGCGGTCGGCGAGCAGCTGGCCGGGCGGGTCGGCGCCGGCCGCGTGCACCTGGGCGTCCGGGTCACCGCCGTGAGCGGCGACGCGGTGACCACCGAGGCCGGGCGCACCCGCGCCGACGCGGTCGTCGTCGCCACCGACCCCGACACCGCCGCCGCGCTGGTCCCCGGGCTGACGGCGTCCGCGCCCCGGCAGGTGACCACCCACCTGCACGTGCTGCCGTCCTCGCCGACCGGGGAGCCGCTGCTGGTCCTCGGCACGCCCGGCGGGCGGCTGGTGAACAGCGCCGTGCTCACCGACGCCCAGCCCGCCTACAGCCCCGACGACCGGGCGCTGGTCGCCAGCTCCAGCCTGGCGCCGACCCGGGAGCCCGACGTGCGGGCCGAGGTCGCCGCGCTGCACGGGATCGGCCCCGGCGACCTGCAGCACCTCACCTCGGTCACCGTGCCGCAGGCCCAGCCCGCCGCCGTCCCGCCGCTGCGCCTGCGGCAGCCGGTGGACCTGGGCGGCGGGCTGTTCGTGGCCGGCGACCACCGCGACACCCCGTCCATCCAGGGCGCCATGGCCAGCGGCGCCCGGGCCGCCCGCGCCGTCCTGCGGGCCCTCTCCCCCGACCAGCGAGGAGCTGCCTGACCGTGCCCGCCACCGCACCGACCATCCTGGCCACCAGCATCGGCTTCGACTCCCGCCGCCGCGGCCCCTACGACTGGGCACCGGGCCCGGTCTTCGACCTCGCGTTCCAGCTCGCGGGCGCGCCCGACCGGCCGCGGTTGTGCTACCTCGGCACCGCCACCGGCGACGACCCGGTGCGGGTGGCCGGCGTGTACGGGGCCTTCGCCGGCAGCGGGGTGCAGGTCAGCCACCTGAGCCTCTTCCCCATGCCCACCGTTGCCGACCTGCGCGCGCACCTGCTGGCCCAGGACGTCGTCTGGGTCGGCGGCGGCAGCGTCGCGAACCTGCTCGCGGTGTGGCGGGTGCACGGGCTCGACGAGGTGTTCCGCGAGGTGTGGGAGGCCGGTGTCGTGCTGGGCGGGGTGTCGGCCGGATCGCTGTGCTGGCACGTCGGCGGCACCACCGACTCCTACGGCCCCGATTTGCGCCCGGTGACCGACGGGCTCGGGCTGATCCCGACGTCCAACGGCGTCCACTACGACTCCGAGGAACAGCGCCGTCCGCTGTACCACAGGCTCGTGGCCGACGGCACGCTGCCCGCCGGGCACGCCACCGACGACGGCGTGGGGCTGGTTTACCGCGGCACCGAGCTGGTCGAGGCGGTCGCCGACCGGCCGGACAAGGCCGCCTACCGGGTGGAGCGGGGCCCCGACGGCACCGCGGTCGAGACCCGCATCGAGCCCCGGCGGCTGCGCTGAGGACGGGCTTAGGCTGGACGAGTGACTGAGCTGCAGGTGATCCGGGCGGGCACGGTCCCCTACGAGGAGGCCTGGGGGCGCCAGCGCGAGCTGCACGCCGCCCGGGTGGCCGGCGAGGGGCCCGACACGCTGCTGCTGCTCGAGCACCCGCCGGTCTACACCGCGGGCAAGCGCACCGAGCCGCACGAGCGCCCCTTCGACGGCACTCCGGTCATCGACGTGGACCGCGGCGGCAAGATCACCTGGCACGGCCCCGGGCAGCTCGTCGGCTACCCGATCGTCCGGTTGGCCGACCCGGTCGACGTCGTCGCCCACGTGCGGCGCCTGGAGGCGGCGCTCATCGAGGTGTGCGGCGGTCTCGGCCTGGCCACCGAGCGGGTCGAGGGCCGCAGCGGCGTGTGGGTGCGCGCCGACGGTCGCGGCCCGGACCGCAAGGTCGCCGCCATCGGGGTCCGGGTGGCCAGGGGCGTGACCATGCACGGGTTCGCGCTCAACTGCGACCCCGACATGTCGGCGTTCGGCAACATGATCCCCTGCGGGATCGTGGACGCCGGCGCCACCTCGCTCACGACCGAGCTCGGCCGCGACGTGACCGTCGCCGAGGTCATCGACCAGGTCGAGCAGGCGGTGCGTGAGGTGCTCACGGCCACCGTCCCCGCCTGACCCGGCCCCCTCCCGAGGCTCACCCCGAGTCTGCGAGGGGTGAGGAGGACGGGGTCCTCCCTCTTCAGCCGAGGACGAAGTTGACCAGCCGGCCGGGGACGGCGACGACGCGGCGCACCGTCTTCCCGTCCAGGTGCGCGGCGACCTTGTCGTCGGCCCGGGCCGCGGCCTCCAGCGCGGCGGCGTCGGCGTCGGCCGGCACCGTCACCTGGGCCCGCACCTTGCCGTTGACCTGGACCGCGACCTGCACGGTGTCCTCGACCAGCCAGCGCTCGTCGGCCACCGGGAACGGGTGCCAGGCCAGCGACTCGCCGTGGCCGAGCCTCGCCCACAGCTCCTCGGCGATGTGCGGGGCCAGCGGCGCGACCAGCAGCACCAGCGGCTCGGCCACCGACCGCGGCACCGCGGAGTCCGCCCCGTAGGCCTGGGTCAGGTGGTTGGTCAGCTCGGTGATCCGGGCGATCGAGATGTTGAACCGCAGCGTCGACATCCCGTCCCGGACCCCGGCGATCGCCCGGTGCAGCGCCCGCAGCGTCTCCTCGGCCGGCTGGATGTCGTCCGCCGCCCGGACCGCGCCGGTCTCCTCGTCGACGACGACCCGCCAGATCCGCTGGAGCAGCCGCTGCGAACCGACGACGGCCTTGGTCTCCCACGGCCGGGACTGCTCGAGCGGGCCGGTCGACATCTCATAGACCCGGAGCGTGTCCGCGCCGTACGCGCCGATCATCTCGTCGGGCGTCACCATGTTCTTCAGGCTCTTGCCCATCTTCCCGTACTCACGGTTGACCGGCCGGCCCTCGTGGAGGAACTGCCCGTCGCGCTCCTCCACCTCGGCGGCGGGCACGTAGAAGCCGCGCTCGTCGGTGTAGGCGTAGGCGGAGATGTAGCCCTGGTTGACCAGCCGCCGGAACGGCTCCTCGCTGCTGACGTAGCCCAGGTCGTGCAGCACCTTGTGCCAGAAGCGGGCGTACAGCAGGTGCAGCACGGCGTGCTCCATGCCGCCTACATACAGGTCGACGCCACCGACGTCGCCGGGCTCCCGCGGACCCAGCCAGTAGCGCTCCAGCTCCGGGTCGACCATCTGCGTGTCGTCGGAGGGGTCCAGGTAGCGCAGGTAGTACCAGCAGGAGCCGGCCCAGTTGGGCATCGTGTTGGTCTCGCGCCGGTACTTCCGCAGGCCCTCGCCCAGGTCCAGCTCGACCGTCGTCCAGTCGGTGACCCGGGACAGCGGCGGCTCCGGCGCGGAGTCGGCGTCGTCGTCGTCGAAGGTCTTGGGCGAGTAGTCGTCGACCTCGGGCAGCAGCACCGGCAGCATCGACTCCGGGACGGCGACCGGCAGGTCGTCCTCGTCGTAGACCACCGGGAACGGCTCGCCCCAGTAGCGCTGCCGGCTGAACAGCCAGTCGCGCAGCTTGTAGGTGGTCGTCGCCTCGCCGTGGCCGTGCTGCACCAGCCAGTCGGTGATCGTCGCGATCGCGGTCGCCTTGTCCAGGCCGTTCAGCGAGATCTCGTCGTTGGCCGAGTTGATCATCGCGCCGGCGCCGGTGTAGGCACCGCCGTCGAAGTCCTCCGGCGGCTGCACCGTGCGGACCACCGGCAGGCCGAAGACCTGCGCGAACTCGAAGTCGCGGTTGTCCTCGCCCGGAACGGCCATGATGGCGCCGGTGCCGTAGCCGGTCAGCACGTAGTCGGCGATGAACACCGGCAGCTCGCGACCGTTGACCGGGTTGACCGCGGTGACGCCCAGCCAGACGCCGGTCTTCTCCCGCGCCTCGTTCTGCCGGTCCAGCTCGGAGCGGCGAGAGGCCTGCCTCTGGTAGTCCCGCACCGCCGCGGCCGGGGTCGCCGCACCGCCGGTCCACCGCGGGTCGGTGCCGTCCGGCCACGCGGTGGCGGTCAGCGTCTCGACCATCGGGTGCTCGGGCGCCAGCACCATGTAGGTGGCACCGAACAGCGTGTCGGGCCGGGTGGTGAACACCTCGATGCTCCGGTCCCCGACGGGGAACCGGATCCGCGCACCGGTCGAGCGGCCGATCCAGTTGCGCTGCATCTGCTTCACCGAGTCCGACCAGTCCAGCCGGTCCAGGTCGGCCAGCAGTCGCTCGGCGTAGGCGGTGATCCGCATCATCCACTGGGTCAGCGGACGCCGGAACACCGGGAAGTTGCCGCGCTCGGAGCGCCCGTCGGGCGTGACCTCCTCGTTGGACAGCACCGTGCCCAGGCCCGGGCACCAGTTCACCGGCGCCTGGTGCAGGTAGGCCAGCCGGTGCGCGTCGACGACCCTCCGCCGCTCCACGCCGTCCAGCTCGGCCCACGGGCGGCCGGTCTCGTTCGTGCCCGGCGCCGGCTCCCGCGTGCCGGCGTCCAGCTCGGCGACCAGCTCCTCGATCCGCCGCGCCCTCCCGGCGTCCTCGTCGAACCAGGACCCGAAGATCTGCAGGAAGATCCACTGGGTCCACTTGTAGTAGCCCGGGTCGATCGTGGCGAAGGTGCGGCGCTCGTCGTGGTCGACGCCCAGCCGGCGCAGCTGCCCCTTGATGGCCGCGATGTTGGCCTCGGTGGTGATCCGCGGGTGCTGCCCGGTCTGGACGGCGTACTGCTCGGCGGGCAGGCCGAAGGCGTCGTAGCCCATCGGGTGCAGCACGTTGGCGCCGTCCATGCGACGGAACCGGCTGGTCGCGTCGGTGCCCAGGTAGCCCAGCGGGTGGCCGACGTGCAGGCCGGCGCCCGAGGGGTACGGGAACATGTCCATCACGAAGGCCTTCGGCCGGTCGGCGACCCGCTCGAAGCCCTCGCTGAGCCGGCCGACGGGGTTCGGCGTGTGGAACGTCCCCTCGGCCGCCCAGCGGTCCTGCCACGCCAGCTCGATCCGCTGCGCCAGGGCGGGCGTGTAGCGGTGCGGCGGGACGTCGCCCACCACCTGATCGGCGCTGGGCTGGTCGGCCGTCTGGCTCATCGTGGTGCTCCTGGTCTTCGGGGGCTCGTACCGGCGGCGGACAGCAAAAGACCCCTCACGCAGGAGGGGTCGCCGTGCTGACTGGGGGTCTCAGGTCAGCACGGCCGCGCAAGCAGGAGCCGCCTGGTCACCCCGCCAGCCTACCGCGCGCGGCCACCCGGCCCGGCCTCACCCGCGAGGGGGATGCCGTCCCCGTCGAGTCGAGACGGGGGCGCCCCCGACCGAGACCACTGACGTGCCATTGACACAGCGGGCCACCACGCCCTCCGGCCGCCTCCTGGCGGTGACGCTGGCGGCCCTGGCCCTGTTCACCACCGGGGTGTGGACCCGGCCGGACGGCGAGGGCTGGGCGATCGCCTACGAC
Proteins encoded:
- a CDS encoding TIGR01777 family oxidoreductase; translated protein: MKVAVTGSSGLIGTRLVAALRADGHEVLRLVRRTPRTADEHRWDPQHRRIDPALLSDVDAVVNLAGTPIRPRPFTAGYKERLRSSRLDSTITVSEALAAAATADPGRRRALLSASAVGYYGDTGDRPVQEDAPPGSDFLARLCVDWEAATRAAEDAGVRVVHLRTGLVVGRDAMLVRILGLVFRAGLGGRMGSGRQYWPWISLDDEVDAMRFLLTADVSGPVNLTGPAPVTNTEFVRRLAAAVHRPAVLPVPGPVLSLALGEFGRSSVLAGQRAVPAALERAGYQWTHRDLDDAFRAALQRG
- a CDS encoding serine/threonine-protein kinase, producing the protein MPSPPSAPVVPGYRLEELLGRGGSGEVWRAVPRSGGAPVAVKLLVAGDAERQAREAALLGELDHPHLVRLHEVVHGPRRGGQPRVALVLDLLSGGSLAALLARRGRLRPGEVVTALAPVAAALAHAHERGVVHGDLSPGNVVFTAEGRPVLTDLGVARVLGEEAVGEVTPAYVDPTVARGGAPGPESDVFGVAAAAFHALTGVAPWNAATPADTLRVAADGVLPDLAELAPDAPADLLAVITRGLSPDPHDRGSAAAFALDLRHACRPEPVRLPRAGVPDEELARTGRGPRTELTHQVPGRHRLVPEQVPPDSTGFRARLVASGPLLRRAAVLVGVAAAVALVAQLGGWWGGAPAPEPAALADRAAGTTRAPQPAPGPSAVAPSSAGPSVTAGPSLGAAPKTTAAPAPAVGGGVAAVSEEDWSARLTELYERRAQALSTGSPASLDDVYAPGSSLLAADRGTVSALAAAGEALRGFAPEVVGVTMLDGSAAEGRVTLRVVDRWPAYEVVHAADAGGPALRPMAGRGEAEVRMTLVATAEGWRIASAELVS
- the leuS gene encoding leucine--tRNA ligase, whose protein sequence is MSQTADQPSADQVVGDVPPHRYTPALAQRIELAWQDRWAAEGTFHTPNPVGRLSEGFERVADRPKAFVMDMFPYPSGAGLHVGHPLGYLGTDATSRFRRMDGANVLHPMGYDAFGLPAEQYAVQTGQHPRITTEANIAAIKGQLRRLGVDHDERRTFATIDPGYYKWTQWIFLQIFGSWFDEDAGRARRIEELVAELDAGTREPAPGTNETGRPWAELDGVERRRVVDAHRLAYLHQAPVNWCPGLGTVLSNEEVTPDGRSERGNFPVFRRPLTQWMMRITAYAERLLADLDRLDWSDSVKQMQRNWIGRSTGARIRFPVGDRSIEVFTTRPDTLFGATYMVLAPEHPMVETLTATAWPDGTDPRWTGGAATPAAAVRDYQRQASRRSELDRQNEAREKTGVWLGVTAVNPVNGRELPVFIADYVLTGYGTGAIMAVPGEDNRDFEFAQVFGLPVVRTVQPPEDFDGGAYTGAGAMINSANDEISLNGLDKATAIATITDWLVQHGHGEATTTYKLRDWLFSRQRYWGEPFPVVYDEDDLPVAVPESMLPVLLPEVDDYSPKTFDDDDADSAPEPPLSRVTDWTTVELDLGEGLRKYRRETNTMPNWAGSCWYYLRYLDPSDDTQMVDPELERYWLGPREPGDVGGVDLYVGGMEHAVLHLLYARFWHKVLHDLGYVSSEEPFRRLVNQGYISAYAYTDERGFYVPAAEVEERDGQFLHEGRPVNREYGKMGKSLKNMVTPDEMIGAYGADTLRVYEMSTGPLEQSRPWETKAVVGSQRLLQRIWRVVVDEETGAVRAADDIQPAEETLRALHRAIAGVRDGMSTLRFNISIARITELTNHLTQAYGADSAVPRSVAEPLVLLVAPLAPHIAEELWARLGHGESLAWHPFPVADERWLVEDTVQVAVQVNGKVRAQVTVPADADAAALEAAARADDKVAAHLDGKTVRRVVAVPGRLVNFVLG
- the lipB gene encoding lipoyl(octanoyl) transferase LipB yields the protein MTELQVIRAGTVPYEEAWGRQRELHAARVAGEGPDTLLLLEHPPVYTAGKRTEPHERPFDGTPVIDVDRGGKITWHGPGQLVGYPIVRLADPVDVVAHVRRLEAALIEVCGGLGLATERVEGRSGVWVRADGRGPDRKVAAIGVRVARGVTMHGFALNCDPDMSAFGNMIPCGIVDAGATSLTTELGRDVTVAEVIDQVEQAVREVLTATVPA
- a CDS encoding FAD-dependent oxidoreductase, whose product is MPLPARAQVVVVGAGLAGLSAALRLAAAGVDVHVAEAASHAGGRLATERVDGFVVDRGFQVLNTGYPRAVDLDLPALDLGWFWPGATIRVDGRRSRVVDPRRRPTAALDTLRAPIGSPVRKAAVAAYSARAAYTSVDRLSREPETSAEERLRRAGVGDTALERFFRPFLAGVLLEDRLETSSRYLDLLWRSFARGAIGLPARGMQAVGEQLAGRVGAGRVHLGVRVTAVSGDAVTTEAGRTRADAVVVATDPDTAAALVPGLTASAPRQVTTHLHVLPSSPTGEPLLVLGTPGGRLVNSAVLTDAQPAYSPDDRALVASSSLAPTREPDVRAEVAALHGIGPGDLQHLTSVTVPQAQPAAVPPLRLRQPVDLGGGLFVAGDHRDTPSIQGAMASGARAARAVLRALSPDQRGAA
- a CDS encoding peptidase E, encoding MPATAPTILATSIGFDSRRRGPYDWAPGPVFDLAFQLAGAPDRPRLCYLGTATGDDPVRVAGVYGAFAGSGVQVSHLSLFPMPTVADLRAHLLAQDVVWVGGGSVANLLAVWRVHGLDEVFREVWEAGVVLGGVSAGSLCWHVGGTTDSYGPDLRPVTDGLGLIPTSNGVHYDSEEQRRPLYHRLVADGTLPAGHATDDGVGLVYRGTELVEAVADRPDKAAYRVERGPDGTAVETRIEPRRLR